Proteins from a single region of Dama dama isolate Ldn47 chromosome 14, ASM3311817v1, whole genome shotgun sequence:
- the NEK2 gene encoding serine/threonine-protein kinase Nek2 produces MPTRVEDYEVLYTIGTGSYGRCQKIRRKSDGKILVWKELDYGSMTETEKQMLVSEVNLLRELKHPNIVRYYDRIIDRTNTTLYIVMECCEGGDLASVISKGTKERQYLDEEFVLRVMAQLTLALKECHRRSDGGHTVLHRDLKPANVFLDGKQNVKLGDFGLARILNHDTSFAKTFVGTPYYMSPEQMNRMSYNEKSDIWSLGCLLYELCALMPPFTAFNQKELAGKIREGKFRRIPYRYSDELNDIITRMLNLKDYHRPSVEEILENPLIADLVAEEQRRNPERRGRRLGEPEKLQDSSPVLSELRLKEIQLQEREAALKAREESLEQKERELCVRERLAENKLARAEGLLKNYSLLKEQRFLSLAGGPELFDLPSSIVKKKVHFSGESKENVVRGENSESQLTSKSKCKDLKKRLHAAQLRAQALSDIEKTYQLKSKQILGMR; encoded by the exons ATGCCGACTCGGGTGGAGGACTACGAGGTGCTGTACACCATTGGCACGGGCTCCTACGGCCGCTGCCAGAAGATCCGCAGGAAGAGCGACGGCAAG atattagTTTGGAAAGAACTTGACTATGGCTCCATGACAGAAACTGAGAAACAAATGCTTGTTTCTGAAGTGAATTTGCTTCGTGAGCTGAAACATCCAAACATTGTCCGCTACTATGATAGAATTATTGACCGGACCAACACGACACTGTACATTGTAATGGAATGTTGTGAAGGAGGAGACCTAGCTAGTGTAATTTCAAAGGGAACCAAGGAAAG ACAATACTTGGATGAAGAGTTTGTTCTTCGTGTGATGGCTCAGTTGACTCTGGCTCTAAAGGAATGTCACAGACGAAGTGATGGTGGCCACACTGTGCTGCATCGGGATCTGAAACCAGCCAATGTCTTTCTGGATGGCAAGCAGAACGTTAAGCTTGGAGACTTTGGACTAGCTAGAATATTAAACCACGATACGAGTTTTGCAAAAACATTTGTTGGCACACCTTATTACATGTCTCCT GAACAAATGAATCGCATGTCCTACAACGAGAAATCGGATATCTGGTCACTGGGTTGTTTGCTGTATGAATTATGTGCTTTAAT gcCCCCATTTACAGCTTTCAACCAGAAGGAACTAGCTGGGAAGATCAGAGAGGGCAAATTCAGGCGAATTCCATATCGTTACTCTGATGAATTAAACGACATTATTACGAGGATGTTAAATTTAAAG gatTACCATCGACCTTCTGTTGAAGAAattcttgagaatcctttgaTAGCAGACTTGGTTGccgaagagcaaaggagaaatccTGAGAGAAGAGGGCGGCGATTAGGAGAACCAGAGAAGCTGCAGGACTCCAGCCCTGTGTTGAGTGAGCTGAGACTGAAGGAAATACAGCTACAGGAGCGGGAGGCAGCCCTCAAGGCCAGGGAAGAAAGCTTGGAGC agaaagaacgCGAGCTTTGTGTCCGTGAGAGGCTGGCAGAGAACAAGCTGGCCAGAGCAGAAGGCCTGCTGAAGAACTACAGCCTGCTGAAGGAGCAGAGGTTCCTGTCTCTGGCGGGCGGCCCAG aactGTTTGATCTCCCATCGTCGATCGTGAAGAAGAAGGTTCACTTCAGTGGGGAGAGTAAAGAGAACGTCGTGCGGGGTGAGAATTCTGAGAGTCAGCTCACCTCCAAGTCCAAGTGCAAGGACCTGAAAAAAAGGCTTCACGCTGCTCAGCTTCGCGCTCAAGCCTTGTCGGACATTGAGAAGACGTACCAGCTGAAAAGCAAGCAGATCCTGGGCATGCGCTAG